The sequence CGCAATACACTGGCTTTTCTCGACGACGCAACCATTCCCCGCACCGACGTCGGCGAAACCTGCGAACGCTGCCCCATCACCGACTGCGCCGTCCGGGCTGCCCCGCCGACTGTCTTACTAAAAGAACAGCAAACGCAGGCGATTCAGGCGCAGATTGAAGCGCTGCGTTGATGTTACCCCACCCCCACCCCTCCCCTTAAACAAAGGGAGGAGAACTGCTCTACAGTAGCTTCGCTTACCAGCAAGACCGGCACTTAGTCAACTCTTCCCCCTCTGTTTCAGGAGGAAAAAAGAATATCGTACAGCGGTTGCGCTAACAAAGCTTTTTCAAAAGCATTCCCCTCCCCTGCCTTTCAGGGGAGGGGGCAGGGGGTGGGGTCAACGGCTAAAGCAGGCAATGATCTTGGCCAGAACGGCGTCAATATCCATTTCAACTTCGTTGTTCGTTACCCGCAGCGTGTGGATCGCTAGTTGAGCCAGGGTTGCGTCCCGTTCAGCATCGTGTTGGCGGGCCTCCGCTGGTGCATGAGCGCTGCCATCTACTTCGACAGCAAGCCGTTCGGCGGGGCAATAAAAGTCGAGCACGTACATACCCACACTATGCTGCCGCCTGAACTTACGCCCCAGCAATTGGCTGTTCCGCAGCCGTTCCCAGAGACGTGCCTCGGCGTCGGTCGGTCCCTTTCGCAAGTCCCGCCGCACCGCCTCCATGTGTTTACGATTATGTATTAACTGACTCATTCGTAGTGTATTGGTGGTTCGACCACAAGATACTAGTGGTCATCAAAATAGCATCGACTATTAAAGCCGTAGAGCAAGTCACCAGACTAGTGCCAATCACCGGAAGGAGGCGGGCATTCAAGCCTCCCCTCCCCTTTTTTGAGGGGAGGGGGCCGGGGGGTGGGGTCAACCCCGAACTTTGCGCCGCCGATCAGTCGTTACCAACAAAACCGATTTGTTTTGAAGACCAAAGGCTTAGTAAAGAATAAGATTAACATCGTCACGCTGGGTTGCTCCAAGAACCTGGTCGATTCCGAGAATCTATACACGCAACTGCGGGGCAACGGCATGAACGTTACCCACGAATCGAAGAAAGACGATGCCAATATTGTGGTGATCAACACCTGCGGGTTCATCGATAACGCCAAAGAAGAGTCGATCAACACCATCCTGCGTTATGTTGATGCCAAAGAGGCGGGTGTTGTGGATAAAGTGTATGTCACGGGTTGTTTGTCGCACCGCTACAAAGACGAACTGGAAGTCGAAATGCCGACCGTCGATGCGTGGTTTGGCACCAACGAACTGCCCCGCATGCTGAAGACGCTCCGCGCCGATTACAAACAGGAGCTTGTGGGCGAACGTCTGCTGACAACCCCGGCGCACTACGCGTACCTAAAAATCGCCGAAGGCTGCGACCGCCCCTGTTCGTTTTGCGCCATTCCGCTCATGCGCGGGCACCACGTGTCACGCCCGATGGACGAGCTGGTGACGGAAGCCAAGTCGCTGGCCCGCCGTGGCACCAAAGAACTGATTCTGATTGCGCAGGACCTGACCTACTACGGCCTCGATCTGGACAAAAAACGCTCACTCGCTACCCTAGTTGACCGCCTTGCCGACGTGGAGGGCATCGACTGGATACGGCTGCAATACGCTTACCCGTCGGGTTTCCCGATGGACGTGCTCGACGTAATGCGCGACCGGCCCAACGTCTGCAACTACCTCGACATGCCCCTGCAAACCGGCTCGACCGAGTTGTTGAAGGTAATGCGGCGCGGCATTACGCGCGAAAAAACCGAGGAGTTAGTGCACACCATCCGCGAGAAAGTGCCGGGCATTCACCTGCGGACCACGCTGATTGTAGGTCACCCCGGCGAAACCGATGCCCTCTTCGACGAGACGCTCGACTTTGTGGACCGGATGCGCTTCGACCGGCTGGGTACGTTCACCTACTCGCACGAAGACCAGACGCACTCCTTTACCATGCCTGACAACGTACCTGACGAGGTGAAACAGGAGCGCGCCGACGCCATTATGGAAGTGCAGGAAGGGATCTCGCACGAAAAGAACCTCACCAAAATAGGCCAGACCTACAAGGTACTCTTCGACCGGAAAGAGGGTGGCTACTTCATCGGCCGCACCGAATTCGACTCGCCCGAAGTCGACAACGAAGTGCTGGTGCCCGCTACAAAAGACACCTATGTGCGCCTCGGCGATTTCGCCCAGGTACGTATCACCGACGCTCAACCGTTTGATTTATACGGCGAACTGGTAACGACGATGTAACACAAAAGAACGTATTCGATACAGTGAAAGGCAGGCCGCGTGGTTTGCCTTTTTTTGTGCTGGCTTGAGCACAAATGCAAAGTTCGCGTTGGTGCCTGACTGACAGCCTATCAGCCAGCCTTTCGTATTGACTCCGGCCCGACGGCTTCGATGGCGGGTACACCAGCGGGGTAATGACGGTACGTGGCTTTTTCAACCAGAGACGGGTAATGTTCGAACGTAACCCACCGGAGGGGCCACTTGCGGAGCCACAACGCCCCTTCCAGCGTCTTGACGAACCAGGCCGGGGCAGCCGGATAGCCAAACGCCGTCCGCAGGGGCTCGGTCAATAGAGCTGAAGCAGCCGGTTTTACGGCAAACCGCAGCCACGTCGGAAACCAGCCTTCGACAATGCGGACGGTGGCGTCGGCCACGCGGCGGTTGCTTTCGGTATAGCGAAAATGCCGGTGTTCATAAGACGTCGTGAACGCCAGCATGTCGGCCATCGAGGCGGGTAGATCGTGCAGGTTCATGCGACGGCCCACTTCCATGAAAAACGTGAAGAGCGCCAATTCTTCATTGGGCGTAAGCGCCCGCCAGCCGTAGCGTCGTAGCCAGTTGATGGGGTACGTGACGAACGTGGCCAGTACAAACAGATAGTCCGCGTTGTCGATGCGGT comes from Fibrella aestuarina BUZ 2 and encodes:
- the rimO gene encoding 30S ribosomal protein S12 methylthiotransferase RimO, coding for MKTKGLVKNKINIVTLGCSKNLVDSENLYTQLRGNGMNVTHESKKDDANIVVINTCGFIDNAKEESINTILRYVDAKEAGVVDKVYVTGCLSHRYKDELEVEMPTVDAWFGTNELPRMLKTLRADYKQELVGERLLTTPAHYAYLKIAEGCDRPCSFCAIPLMRGHHVSRPMDELVTEAKSLARRGTKELILIAQDLTYYGLDLDKKRSLATLVDRLADVEGIDWIRLQYAYPSGFPMDVLDVMRDRPNVCNYLDMPLQTGSTELLKVMRRGITREKTEELVHTIREKVPGIHLRTTLIVGHPGETDALFDETLDFVDRMRFDRLGTFTYSHEDQTHSFTMPDNVPDEVKQERADAIMEVQEGISHEKNLTKIGQTYKVLFDRKEGGYFIGRTEFDSPEVDNEVLVPATKDTYVRLGDFAQVRITDAQPFDLYGELVTTM
- a CDS encoding endonuclease domain-containing protein translates to MSQLIHNRKHMEAVRRDLRKGPTDAEARLWERLRNSQLLGRKFRRQHSVGMYVLDFYCPAERLAVEVDGSAHAPAEARQHDAERDATLAQLAIHTLRVTNNEVEMDIDAVLAKIIACFSR
- a CDS encoding oxygenase MpaB family protein, with protein sequence MQTETIYHKRFGLFRDPAVRQELERLDPVRDHQRMVHLLVAYEFPYDIVRSLELALFHTYASPRVSGLLARTGEFERHGQKRYDDTSRLIAQFMESGYDDEKGQRAIAHMNHIHSHYRIDNADYLFVLATFVTYPINWLRRYGWRALTPNEELALFTFFMEVGRRMNLHDLPASMADMLAFTTSYEHRHFRYTESNRRVADATVRIVEGWFPTWLRFAVKPAASALLTEPLRTAFGYPAAPAWFVKTLEGALWLRKWPLRWVTFEHYPSLVEKATYRHYPAGVPAIEAVGPESIRKAG